One segment of Fusobacterium massiliense DNA contains the following:
- the trxA gene encoding thioredoxin yields the protein MIVKGTKENFKEEVLEAKGIVVVDFGANWCGPCKSLVPVLEEVVTEDPNKKIVKVDIDEQEELAAQFKIMSVPTLLVFRNGEVIDKSIGLIQKDEVKALFAK from the coding sequence ATGATAGTTAAAGGAACAAAAGAAAATTTTAAAGAAGAAGTTTTAGAAGCAAAAGGAATTGTAGTAGTAGATTTCGGAGCAAATTGGTGTGGACCTTGCAAAAGTTTAGTACCAGTTTTAGAAGAAGTTGTTACTGAAGATCCAAATAAAAAAATAGTTAAAGTAGATATAGATGAACAAGAAGAATTAGCAGCTCAATTCAAAATTATGAGCGTTCCTACTTTATTAGTTTTTAGAAATGGAGAAGTTATTGATAAATCAATTGGATTAATCCAAAAAGATGAAGTAAAAGCTTTATTTGCTAAATAA
- a CDS encoding EutN/CcmL family microcompartment protein, with protein sequence MIIGEVIGNVWATKKYDGLEGLKFLIVKTETNGKMVAFDAVGAGIGEKVIVATGGAARTIYKMQDRPVDAAIIGIIDGMDEE encoded by the coding sequence ATGATAATTGGTGAAGTTATTGGGAATGTTTGGGCAACAAAAAAATATGATGGTTTAGAAGGACTTAAATTTTTAATAGTAAAAACTGAAACAAATGGTAAAATGGTAGCTTTTGATGCTGTTGGAGCTGGAATAGGAGAAAAAGTTATAGTTGCAACTGGAGGAGCAGCCAGAACAATTTATAAAATGCAAGATAGACCAGTAGATGCAGCAATCATTGGAATTATTGATGGAATGGATGAAGAATAG
- the eutH gene encoding ethanolamine utilization protein EutH encodes MGINEIIIYIMVFFMAVGAIDKCLGNKFGYGEKFEEGIMAMGALALSMVGIVSLAPVLANILRPVVGPVYSALGADPAMFATTLLANDMGGYPLAMSLAQDPMVGKFAGLILGSMMGATVVFTIPVALGIIEKEDRPFLAKGVLAGMVAIPFGCLVGGLVAGFPLLTVVRNLVPIIIFAVLIIIGLWLIPEKMTTGFTYFGTGVVVVITIGLAAAIIENLTGIVIIPGMAPIGEGMGIIWSIAIVLAGAFPLVHFITKVFKKPLEKVGEKLGMNEIGAAGLVASLANNIPMFGMMKDMDANGKVINVAFAVCAAFVFGDHLGFTGGVDKAMIAPMIAGKLSGGILAIIIAKVLFTKKSK; translated from the coding sequence ATGGGAATAAATGAAATTATTATTTATATAATGGTATTTTTTATGGCAGTTGGAGCTATAGATAAATGCTTAGGAAATAAATTTGGTTATGGAGAAAAATTTGAAGAAGGAATTATGGCTATGGGAGCTTTGGCTTTATCAATGGTTGGAATAGTTTCTTTAGCTCCAGTTTTAGCTAATATCTTAAGACCAGTAGTTGGACCTGTATATTCTGCATTAGGTGCTGACCCAGCAATGTTTGCTACAACTTTATTAGCAAATGACATGGGAGGGTATCCTTTAGCAATGAGCTTGGCTCAAGATCCAATGGTTGGTAAATTTGCAGGACTTATATTAGGATCAATGATGGGAGCAACTGTAGTATTCACAATACCAGTAGCATTAGGAATTATTGAAAAAGAAGATAGACCTTTCTTAGCAAAAGGGGTTCTTGCTGGAATGGTAGCTATTCCATTTGGTTGTTTAGTTGGAGGATTAGTGGCTGGTTTCCCATTACTTACTGTAGTTAGAAACTTAGTACCAATTATAATTTTTGCTGTATTAATAATAATTGGATTATGGTTAATTCCTGAAAAAATGACAACAGGATTTACATATTTTGGAACAGGAGTTGTTGTTGTTATAACTATAGGACTTGCTGCAGCAATAATCGAAAACTTAACAGGAATAGTTATTATACCAGGAATGGCACCAATTGGAGAAGGTATGGGAATAATTTGGTCAATAGCAATAGTATTGGCAGGAGCTTTCCCACTAGTACATTTTATTACAAAAGTATTCAAAAAACCACTTGAGAAAGTAGGAGAAAAATTAGGAATGAATGAAATAGGAGCAGCTGGACTTGTTGCATCATTAGCAAATAATATTCCTATGTTTGGTATGATGAAAGATATGGATGCTAACGGTAAAGTAATAAACGTCGCTTTCGCTGTTTGTGCAGCATTTGTATTTGGAGATCACTTAGGATTTACTGGTGGAGTTGATAAAGCTATGATAGCTCCGATGATAGCTGGAAAATTATCTGGAGGAATTTTAGCAATAATTATAGCTAAAGTATTATTTACTAAAAAATCTAAATAG
- a CDS encoding ethanolamine utilization protein, which yields MENNFNEEYIVELIKKELRKVLSSNSGELEAKKDICFLGEDEEIREFLSQKFNFIEEAHTVIVSQLSLKNLFNISNAVYDDSYEEKIIKALLNNKEIVIIKEGIEFSKYENIPTLLLKKYESYISQIKSYGIKVETKDFYLNSILKKEEVFNSKLLDLANLKKLEEKGIRKVVLDNTIVTSSAMEYAKEKNIEISKR from the coding sequence ATGGAAAATAACTTTAATGAAGAATACATAGTTGAATTAATAAAAAAAGAATTAAGAAAAGTTTTATCAAGTAATTCAGGAGAGTTAGAAGCAAAAAAAGACATTTGTTTTCTTGGAGAAGATGAAGAAATAAGAGAATTTTTAAGTCAAAAATTTAATTTTATTGAAGAAGCACACACAGTTATAGTATCACAATTAAGTTTAAAAAATTTGTTTAATATCTCTAATGCAGTTTATGATGACAGTTATGAAGAAAAAATTATAAAAGCTCTTTTAAATAATAAAGAAATAGTCATCATAAAAGAGGGAATTGAGTTTTCCAAATATGAAAATATTCCTACATTGTTGCTAAAAAAATATGAAAGCTATATTTCACAAATAAAGTCTTATGGAATAAAAGTTGAAACAAAAGATTTTTATCTAAATTCTATATTAAAAAAGGAAGAAGTTTTCAATTCAAAATTACTTGATTTAGCTAATTTAAAAAAGTTAGAAGAAAAAGGAATAAGAAAAGTGGTATTAGATAATACCATAGTAACAAGTTCAGCAATGGAATATGCAAAAGAAAAAAATATAGAGATATCAAAGAGGTAG
- a CDS encoding leucyl aminopeptidase, with translation MSFKCTKIYEDTYDKYVLISTSDKINLPNFLDKNSKKLAEEIIKKNNFTAKSSEKISMTLVNDKKLLDLRIIGLGEKNKLNNKNIRQYLYDGLKDITGKVFVAFLDKELDNMDVVAEVVEHINYKFDKYFSQKKEKFLEVSYLTDKKVPKLIEGYELSKISNIVRDLVNEQAEVLTPKALADKAVDLGREYGFEVEIYDEKKAKKLGMNSYLSVARAAHHRPYVIVMRYKGEAKSKYTYGLVGKGLTYDTGGLSLKPTDGMLTMRCDMGGAATVIGSMCSLAKMKVKKNVTCVVAACENSIGPNAYRPGDILTAMNGKTIEVTNTDAEGRLTLADALTYIAKHEKVDEIIDVATLTGAIMIGLGEDVTGVFSNDDKIARKLIDSSEKWNEYFWQMPMFDLYKRNLKSSYADMQNTGVRYGGSINAAKFLEEFIEGKKWIHLDIAGTAWASGSNPYYTQKGATGQVFRTIYSYIKE, from the coding sequence ATGAGTTTTAAGTGTACTAAAATTTATGAAGATACTTATGATAAATATGTTCTTATAAGTACTTCTGATAAAATTAACTTGCCAAATTTTTTAGATAAGAATAGTAAAAAGTTAGCAGAAGAAATTATTAAAAAAAATAATTTTACAGCTAAGAGTTCTGAAAAAATTTCAATGACATTAGTGAATGATAAAAAACTATTGGATTTAAGAATTATTGGTTTGGGAGAAAAAAATAAATTAAATAATAAAAATATAAGACAATACCTTTATGATGGATTAAAAGATATTACAGGAAAAGTCTTTGTAGCTTTTCTTGATAAAGAATTAGATAACATGGATGTTGTTGCTGAAGTTGTGGAACATATAAACTATAAATTTGATAAATATTTTTCACAAAAAAAAGAAAAGTTTTTAGAAGTTAGTTATTTAACAGATAAAAAAGTTCCTAAACTTATTGAAGGATATGAACTTTCAAAAATATCTAATATAGTTAGAGATTTAGTAAATGAACAGGCTGAAGTTTTAACTCCGAAAGCTCTAGCAGATAAAGCTGTTGATCTAGGAAGAGAATATGGTTTTGAAGTTGAAATTTATGATGAAAAGAAAGCAAAAAAATTAGGAATGAATTCTTATCTTTCAGTTGCAAGAGCTGCACATCACAGACCTTATGTAATTGTTATGAGATATAAAGGTGAAGCAAAATCAAAGTATACTTACGGATTGGTTGGAAAAGGTCTTACTTATGATACAGGAGGACTTTCATTAAAACCTACTGACGGAATGTTGACTATGAGATGCGATATGGGAGGAGCAGCTACAGTTATTGGGTCTATGTGTTCTTTAGCTAAGATGAAAGTTAAGAAAAATGTTACTTGTGTTGTAGCAGCTTGTGAAAATTCAATAGGACCTAATGCTTATAGACCTGGAGATATACTAACAGCTATGAATGGAAAAACAATAGAAGTAACAAATACAGATGCTGAAGGAAGATTAACTTTAGCAGATGCTTTAACATATATAGCTAAACATGAAAAAGTAGATGAAATAATAGATGTAGCAACTTTAACAGGTGCTATTATGATAGGACTTGGAGAAGATGTCACTGGAGTTTTCTCTAACGATGATAAAATCGCAAGAAAACTAATAGATTCCTCAGAAAAATGGAATGAATATTTTTGGCAAATGCCTATGTTCGATTTATATAAAAGAAATTTAAAATCTTCTTATGCTGATATGCAAAATACAGGTGTTAGATATGGTGGTTCTATAAATGCAGCTAAATTCTTAGAAGAATTTATAGAAGGTAAAAAATGGATACATTTAGATATAGCTGGTACAGCTTGGGCTAGTGGTTCAAACCCTTACTACACACAAAAAGGTGCAACAGGGCAAGTATTCAGAACTATTTACTCTTATATAAAAGAATAG
- a CDS encoding HAD family hydrolase: protein MIAAFFDIDGTIYRNALLIEHFKKMIKYELFDDLNYKLRVEEAYTRWDTRRGEYDTYLLDLTQLYVKAIKGLPIKYNDFISDQVLLLKGNKVYSYTREMIKWHKLQGHKVFFISGSPSFLVSRMAEKFEADDYCGSIYEIDEKTNTFSGEITKPMWDSFHKREAIENFIKKYDIDLSKSYAYGDTNGDFSMLSLVGFPRAINPSKELINRIKNDDILKDKTDIIIERKNVIYKLKSNIELIEF from the coding sequence ATGATAGCTGCTTTTTTTGATATTGATGGGACAATTTATAGAAATGCTCTACTTATTGAACATTTTAAAAAAATGATTAAATATGAACTTTTTGATGATCTAAATTACAAATTGAGAGTAGAAGAAGCCTATACTCGTTGGGACACTAGAAGAGGAGAATACGATACTTATCTACTTGATTTAACTCAACTTTATGTTAAAGCAATAAAAGGTTTACCCATAAAGTACAACGATTTTATTTCTGACCAAGTTTTACTTTTGAAAGGAAATAAAGTTTATTCATACACAAGAGAAATGATTAAGTGGCATAAACTGCAAGGACATAAGGTTTTTTTTATTTCAGGAAGTCCATCTTTTTTAGTTTCTAGAATGGCAGAAAAATTTGAAGCAGATGATTACTGTGGTTCTATTTATGAAATAGATGAAAAAACTAATACTTTCTCTGGAGAAATTACTAAACCTATGTGGGATTCATTCCATAAAAGAGAAGCTATTGAAAATTTTATAAAAAAATATGATATAGATTTGTCTAAAAGTTATGCTTACGGAGATACAAATGGAGACTTTTCTATGTTATCTTTAGTAGGTTTTCCTAGAGCAATTAATCCAAGCAAAGAATTAATAAATCGAATAAAAAATGACGATATTCTTAAAGATAAAACTGATATAATTATTGAAAGAAAAAATGTTATTTATAAATTAAAATCTAATATAGAATTAATAGAATTTTAG
- a CDS encoding HAD family hydrolase, translated as MSLKKSEVRLSEGRWNKKNREELIKLIEENKNQGNYVVFDWDNTSIQGDTQKNLFNYQTKKLLYKIEPSEFERLIRKDIPIEKFSMVYKNLNGEILNIERLAKDLRARYDFLYENYILKEKRNFQEIILTEEYKDFVAKMHFLHNAVADSFSNKATCLWEFFLFTGFSQEELKIITKNSNDYALGDKLGKLYIESSDILTGESGKIRTEYENGLRIRPEIADLFCELRRNEIEVHIVSASMQEVIEVFATDSSYGYNLDIKNIHAMRVKNSGKSNKIIDEYEENYPLTQRVGKVTAINKYIRDRYDGKAPILVAGDAEGDENMLTEYKETQKILLMKREGKLDNLVNNGKTLLQYSDSSTGLLRPENFPNY; from the coding sequence ATGAGTCTAAAAAAATCAGAAGTAAGGCTTTCAGAAGGTAGATGGAATAAAAAAAATAGAGAAGAGTTAATTAAACTAATAGAAGAAAATAAAAATCAAGGCAATTATGTTGTATTTGATTGGGATAATACTTCTATACAGGGAGATACTCAAAAAAATTTATTTAACTACCAAACAAAAAAATTACTGTACAAAATTGAACCATCGGAATTTGAAAGGTTAATAAGAAAAGATATTCCTATTGAAAAATTTTCTATGGTGTATAAAAATTTAAACGGTGAAATTTTAAATATAGAAAGACTTGCAAAAGATTTAAGAGCTAGATATGACTTTTTATATGAAAATTATATTCTAAAAGAAAAGAGAAATTTTCAAGAAATAATACTTACAGAAGAATATAAAGATTTTGTAGCAAAAATGCACTTTTTACATAATGCTGTGGCTGATAGTTTTTCAAATAAAGCAACTTGTTTATGGGAATTTTTCCTTTTTACAGGTTTTAGTCAAGAAGAATTAAAAATTATAACAAAAAATTCTAATGACTATGCCCTTGGAGATAAACTTGGAAAGTTATATATTGAGTCAAGTGATATATTAACAGGGGAAAGTGGAAAAATTAGGACTGAATATGAAAATGGACTTAGAATAAGGCCAGAAATTGCAGATTTATTTTGTGAGCTAAGAAGAAATGAAATAGAAGTTCACATAGTCTCAGCTTCAATGCAAGAAGTAATAGAAGTTTTTGCTACAGACTCATCATATGGTTATAATTTAGATATAAAAAATATACATGCTATGAGAGTAAAAAATTCAGGAAAAAGCAATAAAATAATAGATGAATACGAAGAAAATTACCCTTTAACTCAGAGAGTTGGAAAAGTTACAGCAATAAATAAGTATATAAGAGATAGATATGATGGAAAAGCTCCTATATTAGTTGCTGGAGATGCTGAGGGTGATGAAAATATGCTAACTGAATATAAAGAAACACAAAAAATATTACTTATGAAAAGAGAAGGAAAATTAGATAACTTGGTTAATAATGGTAAAACATTGTTACAGTATAGTGACAGTTCTACTGGATTATTAAGACCGGAAAATTTTCCTAATTATTAG
- a CDS encoding 1-propanol dehydrogenase PduQ codes for MKEFRLQPKILFGEDSLNYLKTLGYKRIMIVTDDVMVQLKLTELVTKNLPNNVEVKIFSKVEPNPSMETVENGLKDFVELEPDCIIALGGGSPIDACKAILYFGYELYKKLNVEKRVFFIAIPTTSGTGSEVTSYSVVTKGDRKIALAADIMLPDIALLNTEFLSGLPAKVVADTGMDVLTHALEAYVSRNANPFSSSLAMKSIKLIFENLVTHYNDRKILAPRENVQFASCLAGMAFDNSSLGINHSIAHTVGAKFHLAHGRANAILMPYIIEINTHADRKYFEISRELGLPADTIEEGKSSLLSFVRILKEKLNIEKCLKDYGIDFEDYKREIPNMLADIKKDICTAYNPNALSDEDYVRLLLKVYYGE; via the coding sequence ATGAAAGAATTTAGACTGCAACCTAAAATTTTGTTTGGTGAAGACTCATTAAACTATTTAAAAACTTTAGGCTACAAAAGAATTATGATAGTAACAGACGATGTTATGGTTCAGCTAAAACTTACAGAATTAGTTACTAAAAATTTACCAAATAATGTTGAAGTAAAGATTTTTAGTAAAGTAGAACCTAATCCAAGTATGGAAACTGTTGAAAATGGATTAAAAGACTTTGTAGAACTTGAACCTGATTGTATTATTGCACTAGGGGGAGGTTCTCCAATAGATGCTTGTAAAGCTATACTTTATTTTGGATATGAATTATATAAAAAATTAAATGTTGAAAAAAGAGTATTCTTTATAGCTATTCCAACAACAAGTGGTACAGGTTCAGAAGTAACTTCATATAGTGTTGTTACAAAAGGGGATAGAAAAATAGCTTTAGCAGCAGATATTATGTTACCTGATATTGCTCTTTTAAATACAGAATTTTTAAGTGGGCTACCTGCAAAAGTTGTTGCAGATACAGGAATGGACGTATTGACTCACGCTTTAGAAGCTTATGTTTCTAGAAATGCTAATCCTTTTTCTAGTTCACTTGCTATGAAATCAATAAAATTAATATTTGAAAATCTTGTAACTCATTACAATGATAGAAAAATATTAGCTCCTAGAGAAAATGTTCAATTTGCATCTTGCTTAGCAGGAATGGCTTTTGATAACTCATCATTAGGAATAAATCATAGTATAGCTCATACAGTTGGTGCAAAATTTCATTTAGCTCACGGTAGAGCAAATGCAATTTTAATGCCTTATATAATTGAAATAAATACTCATGCAGACAGAAAGTATTTTGAAATTTCGAGAGAATTAGGATTACCAGCTGACACTATTGAAGAAGGTAAGTCATCTTTATTAAGTTTTGTAAGAATTTTAAAAGAAAAATTGAATATTGAAAAGTGTTTAAAAGATTATGGAATAGATTTTGAAGATTACAAAAGAGAAATTCCTAATATGTTAGCAGATATTAAAAAAGATATCTGTACTGCATATAATCCAAATGCTTTATCTGATGAAGACTATGTAAGACTTCTTTTAAAAGTTTATTATGGAGAATAA
- a CDS encoding cupin domain-containing protein, giving the protein MDKELLEELIRKVIKEELGKNSEEEYKQMDKSGVGVVKLNKMTKRVKMDTGNPNDQVTTTDLFTLEESPRLGAGLMEMTESTFPWTLTYDEVDYIIEGRLEILIDGRKVVGEAGDVILIPKGSKIQFSAPKYAKFMYFVYPANWSEL; this is encoded by the coding sequence ATGGATAAAGAATTATTAGAAGAATTAATAAGAAAAGTTATAAAAGAAGAATTAGGAAAAAATTCTGAAGAAGAATATAAACAAATGGATAAAAGTGGAGTTGGAGTAGTAAAATTAAATAAAATGACAAAAAGAGTTAAGATGGATACAGGAAATCCTAATGACCAAGTTACTACAACAGATTTATTCACATTAGAAGAAAGCCCAAGATTAGGTGCTGGACTTATGGAAATGACAGAAAGTACTTTCCCATGGACATTGACTTATGATGAAGTAGATTATATAATCGAAGGAAGACTAGAAATTCTTATCGACGGAAGAAAAGTTGTAGGAGAAGCTGGGGATGTTATTTTAATACCAAAAGGTTCTAAAATTCAATTTAGTGCTCCAAAATATGCAAAATTCATGTATTTTGTATATCCAGCAAACTGGTCTGAACTATAA
- the ilvA gene encoding threonine ammonia-lyase produces MKKVNEFLEAREKLSKVLLNTNLIFSSVFSQETGNNVYIKPENLQKTGSFKIRGAYNKISKLNNEEKKKGVIASSAGNHAQGVAYAAKELGIKATIVMPKTTPLIKVESTKQYGAEVILYGDVYDDAYKKAKELEKENGYIFIHPFNDEDVLFGQGTIALEILDELPLTDIILVPIGGGGLISGIAYAAKQIKPDIKIIGVEPEGAASAKKSIAENKVIELAEANTIADGTAVKKIGDINFKYIKEYVDDIITVSDYELMEAFLLLVEKHKIIAENSGILSVAALKKLNLKGKNIVSVLSGGNIDVLMISSMINKGLIRRDRIFNFSVNISDKPGELAKVSELIAKVGANVIKLEHNQFKNLARFRDVELQVTVETNGSEHIKKLIELFEKHGYEIIKLKSKII; encoded by the coding sequence ATGAAAAAAGTAAATGAGTTTTTAGAAGCGAGAGAAAAATTATCAAAAGTACTTTTAAATACAAACCTTATATTTAGTTCAGTATTTTCACAAGAAACAGGCAATAATGTATATATTAAACCTGAAAACTTACAAAAAACAGGTTCTTTTAAAATAAGGGGAGCATACAACAAAATTTCAAAATTAAATAACGAAGAAAAAAAGAAAGGTGTTATAGCTTCTTCAGCAGGTAATCATGCTCAAGGTGTAGCTTATGCTGCTAAAGAACTAGGAATTAAAGCTACTATAGTTATGCCTAAAACAACACCTTTAATTAAAGTTGAATCTACAAAACAATATGGAGCTGAGGTAATTCTTTATGGTGATGTATATGATGATGCTTATAAAAAAGCTAAAGAATTAGAGAAAGAAAATGGTTATATTTTTATTCATCCTTTTAACGATGAAGATGTATTATTTGGTCAAGGTACTATTGCATTAGAAATATTGGATGAATTACCTCTTACAGATATTATTTTAGTTCCTATTGGTGGTGGAGGTTTAATATCAGGAATAGCATATGCTGCAAAACAAATAAAACCAGATATTAAAATTATAGGAGTTGAACCTGAAGGAGCTGCTTCAGCAAAGAAATCTATTGCAGAAAATAAAGTTATTGAACTAGCAGAAGCTAATACAATTGCTGATGGAACTGCTGTAAAGAAAATAGGAGATATAAATTTTAAATACATAAAAGAGTATGTTGATGATATTATAACTGTATCCGATTATGAATTGATGGAAGCATTCTTATTACTAGTAGAAAAACATAAGATTATTGCAGAAAATTCTGGAATATTATCAGTTGCAGCTTTAAAAAAATTAAATCTAAAGGGTAAAAATATTGTAAGTGTTTTAAGTGGTGGAAATATCGATGTCTTAATGATTTCTTCTATGATAAATAAAGGTCTTATTAGAAGAGATAGAATTTTTAATTTTTCTGTAAACATTTCAGATAAACCTGGTGAATTAGCAAAAGTATCTGAACTAATAGCAAAAGTTGGAGCCAATGTAATCAAATTAGAACATAATCAATTTAAAAATTTAGCAAGATTTAGAGATGTAGAATTACAAGTAACTGTTGAAACCAATGGTTCTGAACATATTAAAAAACTTATTGAACTTTTTGAAAAACACGGATATGAAATTATAAAATTAAAATCAAAAATAATATAA
- a CDS encoding haloacid dehalogenase-like hydrolase, with protein sequence MANLDEGRWVPQNRVVLDKVISESKNQGNYAVFDWDYTSIYQDTQENLFRYQIDNLRFKMTPEQFSKAIRKDIPLDNFSDDYKNVNGQAINIEKIGSDLDKDYTFIYNNYIKNKKMSLEQIKATEEFKDFRGKLAFLYEAIGGSFSHDVSYPWVLYLFEGMKVSEVKALAKEANDFGIGNKLGKYTLESSDVLTGKAGKVSHSYKSGLRTQPETANLFRELKANGIKVYIISASLQDIVEVFATDKTYGYNLEDGSVYGMRLEMNGDEYRAEYKSGYPQTQTKGKVQIIETYLKPKHNGKAPILVAGDSSGDFNMLSEYKDTKVLLLMKREGKLDDVAKDSRALIQKRNAQTGLLDPNNN encoded by the coding sequence ATGGCAAATCTTGACGAAGGTAGATGGGTTCCTCAAAACAGAGTGGTGTTAGATAAAGTTATATCAGAAAGTAAAAACCAAGGAAATTATGCTGTATTTGATTGGGATTACACGTCTATTTATCAAGATACACAAGAAAATCTTTTTAGATATCAAATAGATAATTTGAGATTTAAAATGACTCCAGAACAATTTTCTAAAGCAATAAGAAAAGACATTCCTTTAGATAATTTTTCTGATGATTATAAAAATGTAAATGGTCAAGCAATCAATATAGAGAAAATCGGTTCAGACCTAGATAAAGATTATACTTTTATTTATAATAATTATATTAAAAATAAAAAAATGAGCTTAGAACAAATAAAAGCAACAGAAGAATTTAAAGATTTTAGAGGGAAATTAGCTTTCTTATATGAAGCTATAGGCGGAAGTTTTTCTCATGATGTTTCTTATCCATGGGTATTATACTTATTTGAAGGAATGAAAGTAAGTGAAGTTAAAGCACTTGCAAAAGAAGCTAATGATTTTGGAATAGGAAATAAATTGGGAAAATATACACTTGAATCAAGTGATGTTTTAACAGGAAAAGCTGGAAAAGTTAGCCATTCATATAAAAGTGGACTTAGAACTCAACCTGAAACAGCTAACTTATTTAGAGAATTAAAAGCTAATGGAATAAAAGTTTATATAATTTCAGCTTCATTACAAGATATAGTTGAAGTTTTTGCTACTGATAAAACTTATGGATATAATTTAGAAGACGGTAGTGTATATGGAATGAGATTGGAAATGAACGGAGATGAATACCGTGCTGAATATAAATCTGGATATCCTCAAACTCAAACTAAAGGAAAAGTTCAAATAATTGAAACTTACTTAAAACCTAAACATAATGGAAAAGCTCCAATTTTAGTTGCTGGGGATAGTTCAGGAGATTTTAATATGTTATCTGAATATAAAGATACAAAAGTATTATTACTTATGAAAAGAGAAGGGAAATTAGATGATGTAGCTAAAGATAGTAGAGCATTAATCCAAAAAAGAAATGCTCAAACTGGATTGCTAGATCCAAATAATAACTAA
- a CDS encoding RrF2 family transcriptional regulator, whose amino-acid sequence MKIKNEVRYALQIIYYLTLHRDKEIISSSEISEEEQIPRLFCLRIIKKLEKAGVVKIFRGAKGGYVLTRDPKRLTFRDIIEIIDDDIVLQPCIDSTTICSTRGNDCAIRIALKEIQDALLADFDEINFYDLAEKTLSQTE is encoded by the coding sequence ATGAAAATAAAGAACGAAGTCAGATATGCTCTACAAATAATTTATTATCTTACTTTACACAGAGATAAGGAAATAATTTCATCAAGCGAGATATCAGAAGAAGAACAAATACCAAGATTATTTTGTCTTAGAATAATTAAAAAATTAGAAAAAGCTGGAGTTGTAAAGATATTTAGAGGTGCTAAAGGAGGATATGTACTAACTAGAGATCCTAAAAGACTTACTTTTAGAGATATCATAGAAATTATTGATGATGATATAGTTTTACAACCTTGTATAGATAGTACTACAATATGCTCAACTAGGGGAAATGATTGTGCAATAAGAATAGCACTTAAAGAAATTCAAGATGCTTTACTTGCTGATTTTGACGAAATCAACTTTTATGATTTAGCTGAAAAAACTCTTTCTCAAACTGAATAA